A single window of Rana temporaria chromosome 1, aRanTem1.1, whole genome shotgun sequence DNA harbors:
- the LOC120924619 gene encoding gamma-crystallin-3-like, whose product MRNVAEYIKAIFHQPSTSADQQEHTDKTSTMGKIIFYEDKNFQGRSYECSAECPDLSSYFRRCNSIRVDSGNWILYELPNYRGHQYFLHRGEYPDFQQWMGYNDSIKSCRLSPQHQGSFRIRIYEREEFRGQMMEFTEDCPHVNERFRYNDIHSVQVQDGFWMFYEEPNYRGRQYYLRPGEYRRYSDWGAASPRIGSFRRLHHSF is encoded by the exons ATGAGAAATGTTGCAGAGTATATAAAGGCCATTTTCCACCAGCCATCTACCAGTGCAGACCAACAGGAGCACACTGACAAGACAAGCACAATGGGAAAG ATCATCTTCTACGAGGACAAGAACTTCCAGGGTCGCTCGTACGAGTGTAGCGCTGAATGTCCCGACCTGTCCTCATACTTCAGACGCTGCAACTCCATCCGTGTGGATAGTGGGAACTGGATCCTGTATGAGCTCCCCAACTACAGAGGACACCAGTACTTCCTCCATAgaggagagtatcctgacttccagcAATGGATGGGCTACAATGACTCCATTAAGTCTTGCCGTCTGAGCCCCCAG CACCAAGGTTCCTTCAGAATCAGGATCTACGAGAGagaagagttcagaggtcagatgATGGAGTTCACTGAGGATTGTCCTCATGTCAATGAGAGATTCCGCTACAATGACATCCACTCCGTCCAAGTCCAAGATGGCTTCTGGATGTTCTATGAGGAGCCCAACTACAGAGGACGTCAGTATTACCTGAGACCTGGAGAGTACAGGAGATACAGCGACTGGGGAGCCGCAAGCCCCAGAATTGGGTCCTTCAGACGTCTTCATCATTCTttttaa
- the LOC120925070 gene encoding gamma-crystallin-3-like — protein sequence MGKIIFYEDKNFQGRSYECSAECPDLSSYFRRCNSIRVDSGNWILYELPNYRGHQYFLHRGEYPDFQQWMGYNDSIKSCRLSPQHQGSFRIRIYEREEFRGQMMEFTEDCPHVNERFRYNDIHSVQVQDGYWMFYEEPNYRGRQYYLRPGEYRRYSDWGATSPRIGSFRRLHHSF from the exons atgggaAAG ATCATCTTCTACGAGGACAAGAACTTCCAGGGTCGCTCTTACGAGTGTAGCGCTGAATGTCCCGACCTGTCCTCATACTTCAGGCGCTGCAACTCCATCCGTGTGGATAGTGGGAACTGGATCCTGTATGAGCTCCCCAACTACAGAGGACACCAGTACTTCCTCCATAgaggagagtatcctgacttccagcAATGGATGGGCTACAATGACTCCATTAAGTCTTGCCGTCTGAGCCCCCAG CACCAAGGTTCCTTCAGAATCAGGATCTACGAGAGagaagagttcagaggtcagatgATGGAGTTCACTGAGGATTGTCCTCATGTCAATGAGAGATTCCGCTACAATGACATCCACTCCGTCCAAGTCCAAGATGGCTACTGGATGTTCTATGAGGAGCCCAACTACAGAGGACGTCAGTATTACCTGAGACCTGGAGAGTACAGGAGATACAGCGACTGGGGAGCCACAAGCCCCAGAATTGGGTCCTTCAGACGTCTCCATCATTCCTTTTAA
- the LOC120924620 gene encoding gamma-crystallin-3-like has translation MRNVAGYIKAIFHQPSTSADQQEHTDKTSTMGKIIFYEDKNFQGRSYECSAECPDLSSYFRRCNSIRVDSGNWILYELPNYRGHQYFLHRGEYPDFQQWMGYNDSIKSCRLSPQHQGSFRIRIYEREEFRGQMMEFTEDCPHVNERFRYNDIHSVQVQDGYWMFYEEPNYRGRQYYLRPGEYRRYSDWGAASPKIGSFRRLHHSF, from the exons ATGAGAAATGTTGCAGGGTATATAAAGGCCATTTTCCACCAGCCATCTACCAGTGCAGACCAACAGGAGCACACTGACAAGACAAGCACAATGGGAAAG ATCATCTTCTACGAGGACAAGAACTTCCAGGGTCGCTCTTACGAGTGTAGCGCTGAATGTCCCGACCTCTCCTCATACTTCAGACGCTGCAACTCCATCCGTGTGGATAGTGGGAACTGGATCCTGTATGAGCTCCCCAACTACAGAGGACACCAGTACTTCCTCCATAgaggagagtatcctgacttccagcAATGGATGGGCTACAATGACTCCATTAAGTCTTGCCGTCTGAGCCCCCAG CACCAAGGTTCCTTCAGAATCAGGATCTACGAGAGagaagagttcagaggtcagatgATGGAGTTCACTGAGGATTGTCCTCATGTCAATGAGAGATTCCGCTACAATGACATCCACTCCGTCCAAGTCCAAGATGGCTACTGGATGTTCTATGAGGAGCCCAACTACAGAGGACGTCAGTATTACCTGAGACCTGGAGAGTACAGGAGATACAGCGACTGGGGAGCCGCAAGCCCCAAAATTGGGTCCTTCAGACGTCTCCATCATTCCttttaa